From a region of the Neisseria subflava genome:
- the pilQ gene encoding type IV pilus secretin PilQ, whose amino-acid sequence MKTKHMTKLFAGFSVALAVQTAFAGNITDINVSTLPDNQKIIKIRFDKDVTTPHGFVTSTPARIALDFANTNIRLPQPVLEYADPLLNQITAAQNNDRARVVLGLNKISQYNTEIRGNEVWVFVNESTDQTNAAVANERAATPSTARAAQTYQAVSAANIDFRKGARNSGIIELSVPGFSGQPDIKQQRDRVVVTLKNHTLPTQAQRSLDVADFNTPVQNVTLKRIGNSTQLIIRNNNANWDINTKASSGRFVFEVSPKAANTESGGLNQNTNKSFKGRKISLDFQDVEVRTILQILAKESGVNIVASDTVKGTMTLSLKDVPWDQALDLVMQARNLDMRRQGNIINIAPRDELLAKDKAFLQAEKEIAELGPLYSQTFQLKYKNVEEFRKILRLEEYDSNNSNTRNTLLSNRGSALIDPATNTLIVTDNRGVIEKFRKLIDELDVPTRQVMVEARIVEAEDTFFRNLGVKFGSGGASGRNAWGSNWSNAQTNYNTNASFNRGDVGYRTWTLDPNVSLPTAAAVNSIALVRAFSSGALGLEISASEEQGKSKTISNPRVLTQDRKEAKIESGTEIPYQEASSSGATSITFKKAVLGLTVTPNITPDGQIIMTVKINRDTPIDCTVDSLTTKCINTKHLNTQAMVEDGGTLIVGGIYEEESTNAVNKVPVLGDIPVVGNLFKSRGKRENRRELLIFITPRIMDNVGNNLRY is encoded by the coding sequence ATGAAAACCAAACACATGACAAAATTATTTGCCGGCTTCAGCGTTGCCCTCGCTGTTCAGACGGCCTTTGCAGGCAATATTACCGATATCAACGTTTCCACTTTGCCTGACAACCAAAAAATCATCAAAATCCGTTTCGACAAAGACGTCACTACACCTCATGGTTTTGTAACATCTACTCCGGCGCGTATCGCATTGGATTTTGCCAACACCAATATCCGTTTGCCTCAGCCTGTTTTGGAATATGCAGACCCATTGCTGAATCAAATTACTGCGGCACAGAACAATGACCGCGCACGCGTAGTTTTGGGTTTGAACAAAATCAGCCAATACAATACTGAGATTCGCGGCAACGAAGTTTGGGTGTTTGTAAACGAATCTACTGACCAAACCAATGCAGCCGTTGCAAATGAACGTGCGGCTACGCCGTCTACCGCGCGCGCTGCTCAGACTTATCAAGCCGTTTCAGCAGCCAATATCGATTTCCGCAAAGGCGCACGCAATTCCGGCATTATTGAATTGTCCGTCCCAGGTTTCAGCGGGCAGCCGGATATTAAACAACAGCGCGACCGCGTGGTTGTTACCTTGAAAAACCATACTCTGCCGACACAAGCGCAACGCAGTTTGGATGTGGCTGACTTCAATACCCCTGTACAAAACGTTACGCTCAAACGTATCGGCAATTCTACCCAGCTCATTATCCGCAACAATAATGCGAATTGGGACATTAATACCAAAGCTTCTTCCGGACGCTTTGTATTTGAAGTATCGCCTAAAGCCGCCAATACCGAATCCGGCGGTTTGAACCAAAATACGAACAAATCGTTCAAAGGCCGTAAAATTTCTTTGGATTTCCAAGATGTAGAAGTTCGTACCATCTTGCAGATTTTGGCAAAAGAATCCGGTGTGAATATTGTTGCCAGCGATACCGTCAAAGGCACCATGACTTTATCCCTGAAAGATGTACCTTGGGATCAGGCTCTGGATTTGGTCATGCAGGCGCGCAATTTGGATATGCGCCGTCAAGGCAACATTATCAATATCGCACCTCGCGATGAATTATTGGCAAAAGACAAAGCCTTCTTGCAGGCTGAAAAAGAGATTGCCGAATTGGGTCCGCTGTATTCTCAAACCTTCCAGTTGAAATACAAAAATGTGGAAGAATTCCGCAAAATTCTGCGCTTGGAAGAATACGACAGCAATAATTCCAATACCCGTAATACTCTGTTGAGCAACCGAGGCAGCGCCTTAATCGATCCGGCCACTAATACGCTGATCGTGACCGATAACCGCGGCGTGATTGAGAAATTCCGCAAACTGATTGATGAATTGGACGTTCCAACCCGTCAAGTGATGGTGGAAGCGCGTATTGTGGAAGCAGAAGATACCTTCTTCCGCAACTTGGGCGTTAAATTCGGTTCCGGTGGTGCAAGTGGTCGTAATGCATGGGGCAGCAACTGGAGCAATGCACAAACCAACTACAATACCAATGCCTCGTTTAACCGTGGCGATGTAGGCTACCGCACATGGACTTTGGATCCGAACGTCAGTCTGCCGACCGCAGCTGCAGTCAACAGCATTGCACTGGTGCGTGCGTTCTCGTCCGGCGCATTGGGTTTAGAAATCAGCGCGTCTGAAGAACAAGGTAAGAGCAAAACCATTTCCAATCCGCGCGTGCTGACGCAAGACCGCAAAGAAGCCAAAATTGAATCCGGTACGGAAATTCCTTACCAAGAGGCTTCTTCCAGCGGTGCAACTTCGATTACCTTCAAGAAAGCCGTTTTGGGCTTGACCGTAACGCCGAACATTACGCCTGACGGTCAAATCATCATGACTGTGAAGATTAATCGCGATACCCCGATCGACTGTACCGTGGATTCTCTGACAACCAAGTGTATCAACACCAAACACTTGAATACCCAAGCTATGGTTGAAGATGGCGGCACGCTGATTGTCGGCGGTATTTACGAAGAAGAAAGCACCAATGCAGTGAACAAAGTACCTGTTTTGGGCGATATTCCTGTTGTCGGCAATCTGTTCAAATCACGTGGCAAGCGTGAAAACCGCCGCGAACTGTTGATTTTTATCACGCCGCGCATTATGGATAATGTGGGTAACAATCTGCGTTATTGA
- a CDS encoding pilus assembly protein PilP gives MKKIILLLSLLPLAACTQSYEDLTQWMTQTRQEAKSKIIPFEEPTVTLPKPYSPPNFKGMNAFDSRRLDTAPKGGNAPDVNRPKETLEAFSLENMAFVGTLQSGGKVSGFIKVNDHVYTVYPGNYIGQNYGRIQSITEDKIILTEQVEDSYGNWVYRKAELPLSSKEADSSNSSDSSNSN, from the coding sequence ATGAAAAAAATCATCTTACTCTTAAGTCTTCTTCCCTTGGCAGCCTGTACGCAAAGCTATGAAGATTTGACTCAATGGATGACGCAAACCCGTCAGGAAGCAAAATCCAAGATTATTCCGTTTGAAGAGCCGACGGTTACATTGCCTAAACCGTATAGCCCGCCGAACTTTAAAGGCATGAATGCGTTTGATTCCCGCCGTTTGGATACCGCCCCTAAAGGCGGTAATGCGCCGGATGTGAACCGTCCGAAAGAAACATTGGAAGCCTTCAGTTTGGAAAATATGGCCTTTGTCGGAACGCTGCAAAGCGGCGGCAAAGTTTCCGGATTTATCAAGGTCAACGACCATGTTTATACCGTTTATCCCGGAAACTACATCGGTCAGAATTACGGCAGAATCCAAAGTATTACCGAAGATAAAATTATCTTGACCGAGCAAGTTGAAGACAGCTACGGCAACTGGGTGTACCGGAAGGCCGAATTGCCATTGAGCAGTAAAGAGGCGGATTCTTCCAATAGCTCAGATAGTTCGAATTCAAATTAA
- a CDS encoding type 4a pilus biogenesis protein PilO, which translates to MASKNLKQLDVQNLYLLNMPSKLLLAGLLIVGMLALGYVGVFKDQIETLNTQEAKEEELKETFTRKSIQAASLNNLKAELASIRSAFDVLLKQLPTDAEIPNLIQELHQAGSTNGLRLDSVAPLQPENDGPIQKLPYQISITGKYSQISQFTRDVGDLSRIITLDSLKLVNAGEDKEGKGNKGELTLSAIATTYKARPAEEIAAELAAQQAQEEGKPAENEQK; encoded by the coding sequence ATGGCATCTAAAAACTTAAAACAATTGGACGTACAAAACCTGTACCTGCTCAATATGCCTTCAAAACTTTTGCTGGCAGGTTTATTGATTGTCGGTATGTTGGCTTTGGGCTATGTCGGCGTATTTAAAGATCAGATTGAAACCCTGAATACGCAGGAAGCTAAAGAGGAAGAGCTGAAGGAAACCTTTACGCGTAAAAGCATTCAGGCAGCAAGCTTGAATAATCTGAAGGCCGAATTGGCTTCGATCCGTTCTGCATTCGACGTTTTGTTGAAACAATTGCCGACCGACGCAGAAATTCCGAACCTGATTCAAGAATTGCATCAGGCAGGTTCAACCAACGGATTGCGTTTGGACAGCGTTGCACCGCTCCAACCTGAAAACGATGGTCCGATTCAAAAACTGCCGTATCAGATTTCCATCACAGGCAAATACTCTCAGATCAGCCAATTTACCCGTGATGTAGGCGATTTGTCGCGCATTATTACGTTAGATTCTTTAAAACTCGTGAACGCAGGCGAGGACAAAGAAGGCAAAGGTAATAAAGGCGAGTTGACATTGAGTGCGATTGCGACGACTTACAAAGCACGTCCGGCCGAAGAGATTGCTGCCGAATTGGCTGCGCAACAGGCACAAGAAGAAGGCAAACCTGCCGAGAATGAGCAAAAATAA
- a CDS encoding PilN domain-containing protein, protein MIELTRINLLPYREEIKQRKQQQFKILMLGAFAVGLGLAAATYLGIDSAISNQEGRNNFLQTEIDRLDRELGEIDKLQQEKEAFLAKKLKVEELQEKRYQAAYILDSLNTLTPDNTYLTALEAESPTSYKISGHAISDNKIAVMMRSLPSTGIFLQPELLSIKKVDNYQEFTLKSSINQVNTPAPAPTAQSSGEMAEPVAEPAPEVQ, encoded by the coding sequence ATGATCGAATTAACCAGAATCAACCTTCTCCCATATCGGGAAGAGATTAAACAGCGCAAGCAGCAGCAATTCAAAATATTGATGCTTGGCGCTTTTGCAGTAGGTTTGGGCTTGGCGGCCGCTACCTATCTTGGTATTGACAGCGCCATCAGCAATCAAGAAGGCCGCAACAACTTCCTGCAAACCGAAATCGACAGACTTGATAGAGAATTGGGCGAAATCGATAAACTTCAGCAAGAAAAAGAAGCCTTCTTGGCCAAAAAACTGAAAGTTGAAGAGTTACAGGAAAAACGCTATCAAGCGGCCTATATCCTTGATTCTTTGAATACACTTACGCCCGATAATACTTATTTGACCGCGTTGGAAGCCGAAAGTCCGACCAGCTATAAAATCAGCGGTCATGCCATCAGCGACAATAAAATCGCCGTTATGATGCGCTCCCTGCCAAGTACAGGTATTTTCTTGCAGCCTGAATTGTTGAGCATTAAAAAAGTAGATAACTACCAAGAATTTACTTTGAAATCTTCAATCAACCAAGTAAATACACCGGCTCCTGCACCGACTGCCCAAAGCAGCGGTGAAATGGCCGAACCTGTGGCCGAACCTGCTCCGGAGGTTCAATAA
- the pilM gene encoding type IV pilus assembly protein PilM, translated as MRLFKSTKDTKTGKASSGLNNRSAIGVDISQHAIKMVQLTGRSLNQIQLEKYVITKLPKNIVKGNKIQDYDQLATYIQHTYTQLRSSCKNIVAAVPQNLATVEQIIYNPRDTDLDLEEFIEAEVGQFAPIEEMNYDFQAEEVGSGQHVLAVAAKKDDVEPRIEMFENAGLPLSALDLDLLAQRNAFVYWMNTHAPEMAEEKVAVFGIHATQMYALILQNGRILYKQETPVSTEQLNQLIQRTYQVTEEKAAQMMASQNKPSDYQSQIADRFNVQVAQEVQRVLQFYYTTQATDSFHNIKHILLTGFTAQQAGLAESIFSQTNTPTEYLHPISYVERSAKVELPQFQIDAPSLTLAFGLALRGL; from the coding sequence ATGCGCTTATTTAAAAGCACGAAAGATACCAAAACAGGCAAGGCTTCTAGCGGATTGAACAACCGCTCTGCCATCGGCGTCGACATCAGCCAACATGCCATTAAGATGGTACAACTGACAGGCCGTAGTTTAAACCAAATTCAGCTGGAAAAATACGTTATTACCAAATTGCCTAAAAATATTGTCAAAGGCAACAAAATTCAAGACTACGATCAGCTTGCTACTTACATCCAACATACTTACACACAATTACGCAGTTCTTGCAAAAATATTGTTGCTGCCGTGCCACAAAATTTGGCGACAGTCGAGCAAATTATTTACAACCCGCGTGATACCGATTTGGACTTGGAAGAGTTTATCGAGGCGGAAGTCGGCCAATTTGCGCCTATTGAAGAAATGAACTACGACTTTCAAGCCGAAGAAGTCGGTTCGGGTCAGCATGTTTTAGCTGTTGCCGCCAAAAAAGACGATGTCGAGCCACGCATTGAAATGTTTGAAAATGCCGGTCTGCCTTTGTCTGCTTTGGACTTGGACTTGCTGGCGCAACGCAATGCCTTCGTCTATTGGATGAATACGCATGCTCCCGAAATGGCAGAGGAAAAAGTTGCCGTGTTCGGCATTCATGCGACTCAAATGTATGCCCTGATTCTGCAAAACGGCCGTATTCTTTACAAACAAGAAACGCCGGTCAGTACTGAGCAGCTTAATCAGCTGATTCAGCGTACTTATCAGGTAACGGAAGAAAAAGCCGCACAAATGATGGCTTCTCAAAACAAGCCTTCCGACTACCAGTCTCAGATTGCCGACCGTTTTAATGTACAGGTTGCGCAAGAAGTTCAGCGTGTTCTGCAATTTTACTATACCACACAGGCCACTGATTCTTTTCACAATATCAAACACATCCTGCTGACCGGCTTTACCGCGCAGCAGGCAGGTTTGGCAGAAAGCATTTTCTCGCAAACCAATACGCCAACAGAATATCTGCATCCGATTTCATATGTGGAACGCAGTGCAAAAGTAGAATTGCCGCAGTTTCAAATTGATGCGCCGTCACTGACTTTGGCGTTCGGATTGGCATTAAGGGGACTTTGA
- a CDS encoding penicillin-binding protein 1A produces the protein MIKKIITTCMGLLLGLALFGVGLIAIAILVTYPKLPSLDTLQHYKPKMPLTIYSSDGQVIGVYGEQRREFTKIGDFPKILKDAVIAAEDKRFYDHWGVDVWGVARAAIGNVMAGGVQSGASTITQQVAKNFYLSSERSFTRKFNEALLAYKIEQSLSKDKILELYFNQIYLGQRAYGFASAAQIYFNKNVNELTLAEAAMLAGLPKAPSAYNPIVNPERAKLRQAYILNNMLEEGMITLQQRDQALKEELHYERFVQNIDQSALYVAEMVRQELFEKYGEDAYTQGFKVYTTVDTAHQRVATEALRKVLRNFDRGSSYRGAENYIDLSKSDNVEETVSQYLSTLYTVDKMIPAVVLEASRKGVQIQLPSGRKVTLNSHALGFAARAVNNEKMGEDRIRRGSVIRVKGSGDTFTVVQEPLLQGALVSLDAKTGAVRALVGGYDYHSKTFNRATQAMRQPGSTFKPFVYSAALAKGMTASTMINDAPISLPGKGANGKAWNPKNSDGRYSGYITLRQALTASKNMVSIRILMSIGIGYAQQYIQRFGFKPSEIPASLSMALGTGETTPLRIAEGYSVFANGGYKVSAHVIDKIYDSQGRLRAQMQPLVAGENAPQAIDPRNAYIMYKIMQDVVRVGTARGAAALGRADIAGKTGTTNDNKDAWFVGFNPSVVTAVYIGFDKPRSMGRAGYGGTIAVPVWVEYMRFALKGTSVKPMKAPEGVVSNGGEVYMRERMTTSSDLALDNSGVAPHPAQSARRAVPNENRRRAESNTAPAREESDETPVLPSNTGNNRQQLDSLF, from the coding sequence ATGATTAAAAAGATTATAACGACCTGCATGGGTCTCTTATTAGGACTGGCTCTTTTCGGTGTAGGTCTGATTGCAATTGCAATTTTGGTCACCTATCCGAAGCTGCCGTCTTTGGACACTTTACAACACTACAAACCAAAAATGCCGCTGACGATTTATTCTTCAGACGGCCAAGTCATTGGCGTTTACGGCGAACAACGGCGTGAATTTACCAAAATCGGCGACTTCCCGAAAATTTTGAAAGACGCCGTGATTGCCGCCGAAGACAAACGCTTCTATGACCACTGGGGTGTGGACGTTTGGGGCGTGGCGCGTGCCGCGATCGGCAACGTCATGGCCGGCGGCGTTCAATCCGGTGCCAGTACGATTACGCAACAGGTTGCCAAAAACTTCTACCTGAGCAGCGAGCGTTCATTCACCCGTAAATTCAACGAAGCCCTGTTGGCCTACAAAATCGAGCAGTCTTTGAGCAAAGACAAGATTTTGGAGCTGTACTTCAACCAAATCTATTTAGGTCAACGCGCTTATGGTTTTGCATCTGCAGCCCAAATTTATTTCAATAAAAATGTTAATGAATTAACATTGGCCGAAGCCGCCATGCTGGCCGGCTTGCCCAAAGCCCCTTCCGCCTACAATCCGATTGTGAACCCTGAGCGTGCCAAACTGCGTCAGGCTTATATTCTGAACAATATGCTGGAAGAAGGCATGATTACCCTGCAGCAACGCGATCAGGCTTTGAAAGAAGAGTTGCATTACGAGCGTTTTGTACAAAACATCGATCAAAGCGCCCTGTACGTTGCCGAAATGGTGCGTCAAGAGCTGTTTGAGAAATACGGCGAAGATGCCTACACTCAAGGCTTCAAGGTATATACCACCGTCGACACCGCACACCAGCGCGTGGCCACCGAAGCCCTGCGTAAAGTTCTGCGCAACTTCGACCGCGGCAGCAGCTACCGCGGTGCAGAAAACTACATTGACCTAAGCAAAAGCGACAATGTAGAAGAAACCGTCAGCCAATACCTTTCTACGCTTTACACCGTCGATAAAATGATTCCGGCGGTTGTATTGGAAGCCTCACGCAAAGGTGTACAAATTCAGTTGCCGAGCGGTCGTAAAGTGACGCTGAACAGCCACGCTTTAGGCTTTGCCGCCCGTGCCGTCAACAACGAAAAAATGGGCGAAGACCGCATCCGCCGCGGCTCCGTCATTCGCGTTAAAGGCAGCGGCGATACCTTTACCGTCGTTCAAGAGCCTTTGTTGCAAGGCGCATTAGTGTCTTTAGATGCGAAAACCGGTGCAGTCCGTGCATTGGTCGGCGGCTATGACTACCACAGCAAAACCTTCAACCGCGCAACTCAAGCCATGCGCCAACCCGGCTCGACGTTCAAACCGTTCGTTTATTCCGCCGCTTTGGCAAAAGGCATGACTGCTTCCACCATGATTAACGATGCGCCGATTTCCCTGCCGGGCAAAGGTGCTAACGGTAAAGCGTGGAACCCGAAAAATTCAGACGGCCGCTATTCCGGTTACATCACGCTGCGCCAGGCTTTGACCGCTTCGAAAAACATGGTGTCCATCCGCATCCTGATGTCTATCGGTATCGGTTACGCGCAACAATACATCCAACGCTTCGGCTTCAAGCCGTCTGAAATTCCTGCCAGCCTGTCTATGGCTTTGGGTACAGGCGAAACCACGCCGTTGCGTATTGCAGAAGGTTACAGCGTCTTTGCCAACGGCGGTTACAAAGTATCTGCCCACGTCATCGACAAAATCTACGACAGCCAAGGCCGTCTGAGAGCGCAAATGCAGCCTTTGGTAGCCGGTGAAAACGCACCTCAAGCCATTGACCCGCGCAACGCTTACATCATGTACAAAATCATGCAGGACGTTGTCCGTGTCGGTACCGCACGCGGTGCAGCCGCACTCGGCCGCGCCGACATCGCCGGTAAAACCGGTACCACCAACGACAACAAAGACGCATGGTTTGTCGGCTTCAACCCTAGCGTTGTGACTGCCGTCTATATCGGCTTTGACAAACCACGCAGCATGGGTCGTGCAGGTTACGGTGGTACAATCGCCGTACCGGTATGGGTAGAATACATGCGCTTTGCCCTGAAAGGCACCAGCGTCAAACCGATGAAAGCCCCTGAGGGCGTGGTTTCGAACGGTGGCGAAGTGTATATGCGCGAACGCATGACCACCAGCTCCGACCTGGCCTTGGACAACAGCGGCGTTGCTCCGCATCCCGCTCAATCTGCCCGTCGTGCCGTTCCGAATGAAAACCGCCGCCGTGCCGAGAGCAACACTGCGCCAGCCCGCGAAGAATCAGACGAAACCCCAGTTCTGCCAAGCAATACCGGCAACAACAGACAACAACTGGACTCTCTGTTCTAA
- a CDS encoding PHP domain-containing protein: protein MIDLHCHSTFSDGMLSPTEVVRLAHQNGCTLLALTDHDHTGGLAEARAEADTLGLPFVNGVEISVTWRGRTIHVVGLDFDEHNETLQNLLAEVRKGRLKRLEAIAAKLEKKGITGAYEGALALAANKEMASRTHIAEFLIREGHVKNKQQAFTKYLGDGKSCSVRHEWATLEDCVAAITGAGGMAIIAHPMRYELSATTKRNLFQEFKNLGGAGIEVHSGNCCKNDRLNYALLADRFNFLASAGSDFHRPNDFSGGILGACPDLPEQCRPVWKRFKAV, encoded by the coding sequence ATGATTGATTTACACTGCCATTCGACCTTTTCAGACGGTATGCTGTCCCCAACCGAAGTTGTCCGACTCGCCCATCAAAACGGTTGCACCCTGCTCGCCCTGACCGACCACGACCACACCGGCGGACTTGCCGAAGCACGTGCAGAAGCCGATACCCTCGGCCTCCCCTTCGTCAACGGCGTGGAAATATCCGTCACTTGGCGTGGCCGCACCATCCACGTTGTCGGGTTGGACTTTGACGAACACAACGAAACCCTGCAAAACCTGCTTGCCGAAGTCCGCAAAGGCCGTCTGAAACGATTGGAAGCCATCGCGGCCAAACTGGAGAAAAAAGGCATCACAGGCGCGTATGAAGGAGCGCTGGCATTGGCCGCCAACAAAGAAATGGCCAGCCGCACCCACATTGCCGAATTCCTCATCCGCGAAGGCCATGTCAAAAACAAACAGCAGGCATTTACCAAATATCTGGGCGACGGCAAATCCTGTTCCGTCAGACATGAATGGGCCACATTGGAAGACTGCGTAGCCGCGATTACAGGCGCGGGCGGCATGGCCATTATCGCCCACCCGATGCGCTATGAATTATCCGCCACCACCAAACGAAACCTGTTTCAAGAATTTAAAAACCTCGGCGGCGCAGGGATTGAAGTGCACAGCGGCAACTGCTGTAAAAACGACCGCCTCAACTATGCCTTGCTTGCCGACCGTTTCAACTTTCTCGCCAGCGCAGGCAGCGACTTCCACCGCCCCAACGACTTCAGCGGCGGCATACTCGGCGCCTGTCCCGACTTACCCGAACAATGCCGTCCTGTATGGAAACGCTTTAAGGCCGTCTGA
- a CDS encoding class II glutamine amidotransferase, protein MCQLLGMNCNTPTDIMFSFEGFRRRGGITDHHADGFGIGFFEGKGVRLFHDDKPSANSPVADLVRAYQIKSENVIAHIRKASQGQTSLANTHPFMREMWGEYWLFAHNGHLIDFYPEQGEYYHAVGTTDSERAFCFILNRLRSRFATKPEPEVLFDAIAGLTHEIRRYGLFNFVMSNGDCLFAHASTLLHYIVRKAPFGKARLLDDDVMVDFSEVTTPNDKVSVIATLPLTRDETWSQLAVNELVMFQDGDIVLSDRPDNPVYMSAEEGLEIARAVGVSV, encoded by the coding sequence ATGTGCCAACTGCTCGGCATGAATTGCAACACGCCCACAGACATCATGTTTTCTTTTGAAGGCTTCCGCCGTCGCGGCGGCATTACTGACCACCACGCCGACGGCTTCGGTATCGGCTTTTTCGAAGGCAAAGGCGTGCGCTTGTTTCACGACGACAAACCCAGCGCCAACTCGCCCGTTGCCGACTTGGTACGCGCCTACCAAATCAAATCTGAAAACGTTATCGCCCATATCCGCAAGGCCTCACAAGGCCAGACCTCATTGGCGAACACTCATCCCTTCATGCGCGAGATGTGGGGCGAATATTGGCTGTTTGCCCACAACGGCCATTTGATTGATTTTTACCCCGAGCAGGGCGAGTACTACCATGCCGTCGGCACGACCGATTCCGAACGCGCGTTCTGCTTTATTCTCAACCGCCTGCGCAGCCGTTTTGCCACCAAGCCCGAACCTGAAGTTTTGTTTGATGCCATCGCCGGTCTGACCCATGAAATCCGCCGCTATGGCTTGTTTAATTTCGTGATGTCCAACGGCGACTGCCTGTTTGCCCACGCCAGCACCTTACTGCACTACATCGTGCGCAAAGCCCCGTTTGGTAAAGCGCGTTTGCTGGACGATGATGTCATGGTCGATTTTTCAGAAGTGACCACCCCGAACGATAAAGTTTCCGTCATCGCCACCCTGCCCCTGACGCGAGATGAAACCTGGTCGCAATTGGCAGTCAATGAATTAGTGATGTTTCAAGACGGCGACATTGTCCTCAGCGACCGCCCCGACAATCCGGTTTACATGAGTGCGGAAGAAGGTTTGGAAATCGCCCGTGCCGTCGGTGTATCGGTTTGA
- the nrdR gene encoding transcriptional regulator NrdR, giving the protein MKCPFCQHPNTQVTDSRWLEDTNSIRRRRRCLECGQRFSTFETVEMRMPQVIKSNGTRVPFNAHKLQTSLERALHKRPVTQEQIDETVALIEQRLYRLGKKEVASHIVGEMAMEELAKIDQVAYVRFASVYKSFKDVSEFTQVIAECKAK; this is encoded by the coding sequence ATGAAGTGCCCGTTTTGCCAACACCCCAACACACAAGTAACCGACTCGCGATGGCTGGAAGACACCAACAGCATCCGTCGCCGTCGCAGATGCTTGGAATGCGGACAACGCTTCAGCACTTTTGAAACTGTTGAAATGCGGATGCCGCAAGTCATCAAATCCAACGGCACACGGGTTCCCTTCAATGCGCACAAACTGCAGACCAGCCTTGAGCGTGCGCTGCACAAACGTCCTGTCACACAAGAACAAATCGATGAAACCGTTGCCCTTATCGAGCAGCGCCTCTACCGTTTGGGCAAAAAAGAAGTCGCTTCGCACATCGTCGGCGAAATGGCGATGGAGGAGCTGGCAAAAATCGACCAAGTTGCTTATGTCCGCTTCGCGTCTGTCTATAAAAGCTTTAAAGACGTTTCCGAATTCACCCAAGTCATCGCCGAATGTAAAGCCAAATAA
- the ribD gene encoding bifunctional diaminohydroxyphosphoribosylaminopyrimidine deaminase/5-amino-6-(5-phosphoribosylamino)uracil reductase RibD → MFSALDTQMMQTALELAKLGRFSTSPNPRVGCVIAHGAQIVGQGFHVKAGEPHAEVHALRQAGAAAKGATAYVTLEPCSHYGRTPPCAEALIHSGVTRVVAAMTDPNPLVAGKGLSMLEAAGIRTESGLLEAQARELNRGFLSRIERDRPFIRLKCAASLDGKTALSDGRSFWITGEAAREDVQILRAESCAVLTGIGTVLADNPKLNVRSFPTLRQPARIVLDSQLQIPLDCHLVTDTDSPTVIVTLSSDEQRLQALGKFEHIRIIRPSEHINGRINLLSLMPQLAELGVGEVLVEAGSTLASAFLKDDLVDEIVLYQAPKLLGAGKPLFSLPENPAAILSDGPWQSQSVEIIGQDIKWILRKKSV, encoded by the coding sequence ATGTTTTCCGCACTTGATACCCAAATGATGCAAACCGCCCTCGAGCTGGCCAAGCTTGGGCGGTTTTCTACTTCCCCCAATCCCCGCGTCGGTTGCGTGATTGCACACGGCGCACAAATCGTCGGACAAGGTTTCCACGTCAAAGCAGGCGAGCCGCACGCTGAAGTTCACGCATTAAGGCAGGCCGGAGCGGCGGCAAAAGGCGCAACAGCCTATGTCACACTGGAACCTTGCAGCCATTACGGCCGCACGCCACCGTGCGCCGAAGCGCTGATTCATTCCGGCGTAACGCGCGTGGTCGCCGCCATGACCGACCCCAACCCGTTGGTCGCAGGCAAAGGTTTGTCCATGCTGGAAGCCGCCGGAATACGTACCGAAAGCGGTTTGTTGGAAGCTCAGGCACGCGAACTCAACCGTGGTTTTCTGTCGCGTATCGAACGTGACAGACCGTTTATCCGCCTCAAATGCGCCGCCAGTTTGGACGGCAAAACCGCCCTTTCAGACGGCCGCAGCTTTTGGATTACCGGCGAAGCGGCGCGCGAAGACGTACAAATTCTCCGTGCCGAAAGTTGCGCCGTTTTGACCGGTATCGGTACCGTGCTTGCCGACAACCCGAAACTCAACGTTCGCAGCTTCCCCACCCTACGTCAACCTGCGCGTATCGTCTTGGACAGCCAACTGCAAATCCCTTTGGACTGCCACCTCGTGACCGATACCGACAGCCCGACCGTTATCGTTACCCTTTCCTCAGACGAACAACGTTTGCAGGCGCTGGGTAAATTTGAACATATCCGCATCATCAGGCCATCTGAACACATCAACGGTCGCATCAATCTTCTTTCCCTCATGCCGCAACTGGCAGAGCTTGGCGTTGGCGAAGTTCTGGTAGAAGCTGGCTCAACACTTGCTTCAGCCTTCCTGAAGGATGACTTGGTGGATGAAATCGTCCTCTACCAAGCGCCGAAACTGTTAGGCGCAGGCAAACCTCTTTTCTCCCTCCCTGAAAATCCGGCCGCCATACTTTCAGACGGCCCTTGGCAAAGTCAATCGGTAGAAATCATCGGGCAGGACATTAAATGGATTCTCCGGAAAAAATCCGTCTAA